ATGCTGTATAAACTCCTGTGTAAGCTAAAAGTATTTGGTATACTGTATGCAATCCCAGTAGTATGGCCTATTGGGCTACTACCTTTTTAGTCAGTGCACAGGGAAAATCAAGATTCCTTGTCCACCTTTTTTAAACTATAcattattgtgatttttttttttaaatcatacagtatgtaagcTCAACACACATAGATGAGTGTTGCTTAATAACACGACATTTTATGTTGCAAGTCGCGAGTGGGACGATTAAAAGAAAAGCTTTAGGATTGTTTTGGCTGAATCGAAACTGAAACATGATGAACGGATGGAAAGAGACGAGAAATGAAAAAGACAGATCACTCAGAGGAGCATCGAGGTTAGAGAGCGCAAGGTAAGCTGCTGCTGGACAGCTTTCTTCTTTTAACTTTAAAGCACCTGGTGATGTTTAATTGAGTTATGATGCAACATGAATAAAATCATAACACGTATATGCTCAGTTCCTGTTTGGCAAAAATATAATGCCAGTTGAAAAGGGAAATAGGCCTAATATTAAAATCCGTTTATGCCTCAATGCAATTTGACTTTAAGACGTGTTTATAAAAAGTTATTAGAGGGCAGTTTATTGTATTATTCAAACATAAATGTTTGTCAAAAAGAGCGATTTCAGATGTGTGTCCCATAAAGTCTACAGCTTCCCAGGTTGTATAACACTCAGCAGTGCAAGCAACTTAGATAGATAGTGGCTGACAGTCAAATTAAAACAGGTAGGGCAGTAATGCAAATAAACTGACCTGTGGTAAACCACAGGTTTCAGGGTGTGTACAAAATACACGGAACATAATGATTGTGTGTGAAGTAGTTTAATTGTTTAATGGGCTGTTCTGCTGTCAGAGTGATATCAATAACGTTTCTTATGATGAATGTTATATTTAGCTCGTGTTCTGCTGTCAGAGTTGATATTAACTGATTCTAGTCCATAGTCGACATAGTATCAATGCAAAACTGTATCAAAACTGTTACGGATTGGTTTAAAGCGATGCTATGTGTGCATTCCCAAACTTTGTGCCAACTTATCTAACACAGATAGTATTTGTTGAACAATTAGTATATAGGAAATATGTATATACAAACTTTttcacattgattgatgtaatTTATTATGCAAAACATACTATTATGTTTTACATAATTATGTATACATAATTATCCCAAATATCTATGCCACTTtggtttatctttttttttctgtaagttTTTTCAATTCATCTGTATCTTGTGCCTCTCTGTTCTTCTTGTGCTTCTGCCATGCAACATGTCCCTTCCTGGGATCAATACAGTTTGATATTATCTAATCTTATTTCAAGATTTTCTCCCATCAGTTAAACTTGATTTAATCCCATTTCAAAAACGCCTCTTAATGACACTGGCAAAAAATTTTTTAGAGGAGAGGTTATCCACATCGACATCTAACTTTCTGCAGTAAAAATTCATACTATTCCTTATTTGTTTCCTGGTTGTGTCTGGCAGTGTGTGGTAAAGTGGTACTTTAGAGtattgtacatactgtacagtactcTAGAGTACCGCTAGAGGGCGACTAAACACTGTCCAATCTCAGTCCTACACATCCAGGTTGCAAACAGTAcagacaaataaataaccacTGATATGaaagaaattaattgatttagaCAGACATTCAACAGTAGATCTAACATAAAAAAGGTATGGGTGATTTATCACTTAAGCATTAAACGTTTCAAATTGGGTTTTATTTCTTATCAAAATGTCCCTCCGTGGGAATTATTCTTTGAGACAGATGTCAAAACAGAGTATGTTCACACTCAAATATGTGTACTTACGTTCTTTCTAAAGACAAAAGGTTATCTGCTGACATGATGCACCAAAAAAGCCTCTGATGGACACTGGTAAAAAATTATTTCtgccacaaaaaaacaaatactatTTGTGGCAAAAACAAATAATTTCCACCATTCCATCCAAATCTGTTACATAATAGAAGAATGCATGAAAAAGAAACCCATCTTTGACggataaaaatgtacatttaactTCTACAGTTACGCAACACATCAGACATGAGCTTCCAGGTTTGCAACTGCTGCGGCTGGTCCAAAGTTACGACCTACCATGGCCTGAGAACCCACCAGGGGAAGATGGGATGCACACCGAAGGGAATGAGTATCCCTGAGAGTGACCAATTCAGATTTAACAGTTACATTCCTAAGTTGACCTTCATGGGACCTCCAATCAAAGTAGAAGATCCTTTGATGAATATCGTCACCCCTTCTTACAAGTCTGGTGAGTGGGACACAAGTGATTCTTCTTTGAATTCATCTATGGCCCTTAGTTATGTACTATTTTTATCACCAGTGTCTCGAATTTACCTGCTGCAAATGGACAAATGTAGGAAATATGAGTCGCAAAAGAATCCGTAAAAGAGTGGGCCAACAAAAACCTCATTAAAAGAAATTTCTGCTCTGCAATGACAATCTTCTTTGTTGGACAGCCAATGGATTCAAAGAAACCCTGAAAGGAAATGTAGTCATTACTTTCACCCCCGCCATATCAGTGTTAACTCCACTTAACTTCACAGTACAATGAACCACACATTGGTTTTCCCCATTTTCTCCTAAATACTGAATATAACATGGCTGTGTTTTTGCATCTTTAAATACAGCATTTACTTGGGAAAAGGAacaattttcttatttttatttaaggaaATATGTTTTTTCTCCAAAAGAGCTATTCGGTAGGCTTTATGTTGTAATGTGGAAATTGATTCTTCAATACTATCTTAAACAGACTTTTCATCAGACATGAGCCTCCAGGTTTGCCACTGTGGTTGGTCCAAAATGACGTCTTACCATGGCCTGAGAACTCACCAGGGGATGATGGGATGCACGCCAAAGGGAATGAGGATCCAAGAGAGTGAACAGTGCCGCTGGGGAAATCACTGGGAAGAATCTCCTCCAAAGGACAGTGGACCAATTAACTGGATTACTCCAGTCAAGAAGGAGGTATATGCAAGCAAAAAATTGCATTATCAATTGAGGACAAAGCTTGTTTATAAGTTATCtgttatataaaaacaaaaatcattaTGGATATTAGAGTTATAGGATAATTGAATTCAAGACAGCAAGGTTGATAAACACAGATGAGTGGCATGGAATGTTGAATGAACAAATTAATGtaagagtattttttttaacaaattaagTTGATGTACGTAAGCgccaaataaaacccttaaaatCTTGTTTCCTGCCTCTCTGGGACAGATTACGTCTTCAAACCTCACCACCCCAAAGATGCCTGCAGACACAGAAACTGTACTAAAGATGATGAAATCAAGTATGCATTTTAATCATAGTTTATTCATCACTGGGAGTTACACAATGCAGCTGTGTTTAACAGTTACCCGTCCTCTTTCCCTACAGTGATGGGAAATGAACAGCAATCTCTGCAAACGGTCACATACTCAGACCAAACTCATCGAGCGCTTGATTTCGCCAATGGTGCACAGGTACAGGTAAGAGATTTATGCAAAAACAGGTTGATGTGTCGTGGAAATATTGAGTGATCAGGAAAAGTTAACAATGCGTTGTTGAGTAAGACCCATAAAATCTCATCTTCCACTTTTCTCTGACAGCCTTTGCTGATGCCGGTGTCTCAGATCCTCAGCACCCAAGCAAATCCCACAGCCGCAGAAGTCACAGTGAAGCAGACCGACAAACAGCGTATGCTCTATCACTGTAATTCATTCAGAACTGGAACAACATATAGAGACGTTTCAAAGTAGCTTTGTTTGACGGTCACCAACTTCTTTCTCTGCAGTGTTTGAAACTCCACAGCACTTCAGCACAACACATCAAACCACCACCAACGCTCGTCGAGCGCTTGATTTCTCCACCAGTGCGCAGCAGGTACAGCAGATTCTCGACTTGTTTCAATGTCGCGCTGGAGAGCAAATCCAGTTTCATCCTGTGAATCACTTCTTTTGTACAGATGCATTTGCATAGAACTAGTTTTTGGATATCATTTTATAGAATTGTGTTTTGTAACCATGCACCACTTTCAAAGATATTTTCCTTAATAGATCCATTGCAGACTGAGAAGTTTTATTATCATTTGGTCCAGCTTGCATTGAGTGCTTTCATCCTTTAGGTGGGGCAACTGGTCTGGGATCTTCCAACAACCACAGTTCAGGAAACAACAGTCCCACCAAATGACACAgaaaaggagaaggagagagagaaggagagggagatagagagggaggcTCACAAACGGCAAAAGGTACTGAACTTCTACTAATAGAGTGTATTGTTATTAGCCAAAACTAGCGGTGTGGCTGAAGGGATGCAATGTCTGTTGGTCAGTCAGTCCACACCACTCTTGAATCTCCATGAAATTTGGTCGAGATATTTATGGTCCCCCGAATGGCGGAACCCATAGGCTATCAGTCTGAGGATGATTGAGCTCTGTGGGCAacagataataataaataataatgtttatagTCTGATTAGCAACTTGAGACACACAAATGGAGTTGAGAGACGACTTCCACGACCACACTGtttcacaaataaataaatgttagaCTAATAAAACCTAAATTGTCGTCAGGCGATAGCCGATGAGTTCTGTGATTGCATTACGGCCAATGCATTCAAAGTCAAAAAGTCTCTTTATTAGTCTCCCTAAGGAGAAATTCGTTTTGGACAGAGAGAAATTGCTGCAAGAgtaacaacagagacacacatcaaacacagagttaaaaaagttagaaaaacaaatgtacatgGAACATCTAGGCTAAAGCCTGCTCAAATGTGATTGGTCAATACTGCTTGGACCATAAATGGACTACAAACAGAAAACCAGAACACTTTAGATACCAAAATCATGGCCCGTTGCCTACagattctgcattcatatgcatATATCTGTTTTTAGAGAATCATGGTCCCCAGAAGACGAATTCTACTGATTtgggtgatcctctgactttttatttaacGCCACCATGAGATCAAATGTTTCCCTCGTTCAGTGAAATGGCTCAACATCTACTAAATAGATTGGCagaattttttttacagaaattcATGGTTACCAGATGTTGTATCGTAGTGCCTGATCCCTGATTTGTTTTCTCTAGTccaccagcaggttgacatttgttgttttcagtGAAATCAACCAATAcgtggggcctcatttataaaaccgtgcggCAAATTTGCGTCAGAAGTgaactatattattattattattttttatattattattattattattattagaagtGGCGTACGGATGAAACATAGGACGTgagtacaaaaataaatattctgatttataaaaccgtgtgcACGCACGTCCTATggtttccctttataaatcacaatttgctccactccgctctgcatcagccaatttgcttgctgccccctcacagcaaGGGACAAcaaatcactcaacgaaatcccgacagTTTGCTGTCCTGTTTCGATAATTAATGTAGGAAAAAATagcgcgttaaaaaaaataacgcagattaatccattccatattgaactttgacccagagccgttctagccaccattcgactgtaaaatgaaagagggagacgagaatgcgctgcctggatcattaattggaacatttacttaaaacttaaaaatcttcttcctgaatagggttgggtaccgaaatccggtgctaatacggcacaggTGCCTTCACGACCTgtatctaccagaccgaatagcaacgcggacttcggcgcctcatttcggtgccactgatatgtctgcgcttctctcggatgctctgaaacagttacagacgttacaggcaacagaaacatcgctgcacgtgatgctagttaacactatactcaacagcagctaacgttagcctaccgctagctagtagctggattaaacacggttgcaatgctgacagctaacgctaaacggtgtaaagtgtgactgtgttttactgtagaggattcaacaccaggatgtaacaatctgcagctgccgttgtcggaaaaacacagacggtgcgttcaatgaaactggtaacctacagtctcgtggtgcattcaaagttgttgttaaatgcccttttcctatctggtggttgtttttctcattcaacagcaatttactagtgaaataagttattgttatagttattacattattattaaatcatttaattttgaccatatggcctagcaataaacaagctgttctttaatgttgccgactgttgtttagtacccttctttttttttctttttttttactttcttaaaaagtatcggttaaggcaccgggcaaaatttatgtatgcgattaatttagattaattaatcacagagtatgtaattaattcgatttttttttttaatcgattgacagccctaatatatatatattcttgaagctgcactttcatatggctctttgtagttttgcttatttaaagctaatgtacttgcacttactacttgttgtctggagtttgcaccttcaaggttgaaagcacttaattggaagtcgctttggataaaagcgtcagctaaatgacatgtaaaaaaaaaaaaaaaaaaatgtaaatgtggcgCAGCTTTGGCAGCTTCATGTCACACCCATAGTTGCCTATAAATAGTCAGTGAAACGCCCCTGattaatatttattcatatcGACATGCGcagagaggaaaacaaagaaaaggaatTTCACTCAATGTGAAGTCGTAGTTCTTTTTGGAGAGATGGAAAAGAGCATAAGATGTTTGGAGGGCACAGTGTGGGCATTACCAATTCCAAAAAAGCTGTAGAGTGGCAACATGTTGCAGACGCAGTTAACGTCacgaatttaaaaataaatgatccAATATTAAAGTTGATGCAGAAAAAGCGCCTAGCGCTACATCGAAAAAGTGTTTTTGCCATGGGACAACGGAGCTGACCCGTCTTAGTGGGACCGGCACGGCATGGTTTCACCGAGTGCTCCTCTCTGTAAAGCTGGGCCCAAAACAGCACAGAGTCAACAGGACAGCTCGAGGAAGTCGGAACCGGCTCTGAGGCCACTCGTCCTCGTTTGTCAGCAAGTCTTCTTGCTGTCTGCCTCCATTTGCTACATCTTCCAACAGTGCAAAATCAGCCATTGGGCGTCATTAAGCATGGTGATGGCATGCCATTTTATACCCATCAATTTGATTGTATCTAAAAAGCTAAAGATGTCAGAATTAATCTTCTGCGCAAGGaacatgtaattaaaaaaaactttatttctattgCACCTTTCACAAtggttaaaacatgttttagtcCGACAATAAATCTaatcatttaaaacaaaaataaaacaatttaaagccataaaaataaacactgtataaaacactattatactgtatatgatgaccacattaaaacaacgTGCTCTGCCAGACGGAGGCATCGAAAAACAGCATCAGTGTAAACATTAGGCCTATTTGTCCTGTTTATCGTATTATTTACGAGAATAAATTCCATAACATGCCAATATAATTAGGCTACAgaacatttttttgcaaatatatcTTCATTTGAATTTACGATAGTATCttgttttttgtgtctgtttttcacTGCAGAGAGATTaaacaggtgtttgtgtagGATATTAATTGTAAGAATGTCTTTGTGAATTCTTCATATCATCAATAAGAGTAGGGCtgaattttgaaaataatctaattgtgatttatttcccaaatattgcaattgtgattcgatattcgattatttttttaagctctttgtcttctgtattattcaacaaagacaaacaataaatcattttatagtatgaacaacacacaattacacactagacagttaaataagtaaaaatatagtatatagtatacacacacacacacacacacacacacacacacacacacacacacacacacacacacacgtgtatttttttttacagtgcacagagaggagctgcctccagcccctccccctcgtgaagttgcgtgccgtgTGCATGACACAGAACgttgcacttgttcagagaggctatcgttacgttagctagctagttgctggtgttcttgccgtgggattaactgtactaataaaactgttgaaacaccgcggccacgctgctccccgcacgtcatttatcagtctgattgttacccctctcagtggcagctcctccactcatatctttataacggagctaaccgctaaccggagctaaccgctaatcagagctaatcgttgccaaccgagccttcagttctgcgtgcctgtatccattaactgcatgtatggactcaagccagaataaaacccttcattttattaaaatggctgtaaacgttttaaactacaactcagagttgtttgaaatcagaaatcagctcaaggtacggcatagcgagcgtgctaagttgatgctttttctgcggagtgcagactgattagctcttgcgagtcacgtgaccaaatcgcagcctttgcgattaggaaatcgcgttttaacatatcgcgatattatcgcaaatgcaattaatcgttcagccctaaataAGAGGCAATATTTCGATTTATTTCACACAATTGTCTCAGTTTCACGTGTTTCATCCATTTGCCGTCCGTGTTgccgtttctcatttcaccCGTTTCTGTGTGTATGCCTGGGTCAGAGTGTCCATGAAGGACCCCTTATTTACCCAGCAAGTTTGCTTTTTATAAATCCCAATTCTTGCATTAATGCTGTTattgtacttgtgtgtgtgtgtgtgtgtgtgtatgcaagtGGTCACTACAATGTGTGCATACCAATAAGTACTTTTTCTCTTCAATCAAGGCAAGACAAGACAGGATGAGGGCTGATTTACAGCTGGAAATTCAGACAAGAGAACAAAAGATGGCTGAAGTCACATCATCTGTAAAAACCTGCAAGGTGAGCGGCAGTAGATTATTTACTTTTTGAGTTTTGATTAACGTTTCTTTAACATCCTGAATGTCTGCTACTCTTTTCAGGGCAGCTTGGATGCTGAATGGCTGGAGATCAACAACGTGTTCTCAGAGGTGATGAGAGTCGTGGAGAACACACGGCAGAAAGCCCTTCAACCTCTGGACGAGAGGTCAGTCATGCATGGCTCAGAATATAAACCAGTAATATACGATATGAACACCACAGTTAGGTGAATAATCAGTGAATAAATCTAACCAATGCCTGATGTACTGTATGCTATTTtaaggagaaagagagtgaaGAGAGAGGCACAA
The sequence above is drawn from the Sander lucioperca isolate FBNREF2018 chromosome 17, SLUC_FBN_1.2, whole genome shotgun sequence genome and encodes:
- the LOC116053265 gene encoding E3 ubiquitin-protein ligase TRIM21-like, whose protein sequence is MSFQVCNCCGWSKVTTYHGLRTHQGKMGCTPKGMSIPESDQFRFNSYIPKLTFMGPPIKVEDPLMNIVTPSYKSDFSSDMSLQVCHCGWSKMTSYHGLRTHQGMMGCTPKGMRIQESEQCRWGNHWEESPPKDSGPINWITPVKKEITSSNLTTPKMPADTETVLKMMKSMMGNEQQSLQTVTYSDQTHRALDFANGAQVQPLLMPVSQILSTQANPTAAEVTVKQTDKQLFETPQHFSTTHQTTTNARRALDFSTSAQQVGQLVWDLPTTTVQETTVPPNDTEKEKEREKEREIEREAHKRQKARQDRMRADLQLEIQTREQKMAEVTSSVKTCKGSLDAEWLEINNVFSEVMRVVENTRQKALQPLDERRKRVKREAQDLVQKLQNEIDKLRKTIDELDKKPDLQVSPGLKEYQDWKSVTVDTSFCFGSLRTTTSNMMEEIHCKLEKLSSVELKRIPTFAVDVKLDPASAHRCLVLSPDLKTVRDGGKNQIVPDAPQRFDTFGSILGLNRLNSGKSYWEVEVSNKTGWDLGVARRDANRTGKLSLKPDNGYWVTVHYEDKKYAALTEPPTSLSLTEKPQKVGVFVDYDEGLLSFYDVTTRSHIYSFTECLFSGDISPYFSPHLKQNENNSHPLIISAVRKQ